A single window of Rubripirellula lacrimiformis DNA harbors:
- a CDS encoding PVC-type heme-binding CxxCH protein yields MILCRIHCQLAIATVLSVPVLSVPVLCVLVLCVLLGTTNAADLQVASLVVDEPATAAEVYGEGVRPTDWRSPEDERLGFHLPPGFEIRLFAAEPDIAKPLNMAIDDRGRMWVTQSVDYPYPAAAGTEPSDAIMILEDSDGDGRADQFTKFADKLSIPIGILPYGNGCLCFSIPNLWYLQDTDGDGVCDRRDVVLGPFDTTRDTHGLVNSLRDGGDGWIYACHGFNNQSSVAGTDGNTVALHSGNTFRFRPDGSRVELYTQGQVNPFGMTRDHWGYLYSADCHSKPVSQLIRGACYPSFGRPDNGLGFLPPMIDHLHGSTAISGLVYVAPNSPIEPLRKQFISGNVMTSRLNRNALSFQGATARGIEQPDFMTSDDPWFRPVDLQMGPDGHIYVADFYNKIIGHYEVPLEHPGRDRSSGRIWQIRYTGGSQSSAATDHATNNSVTLPNHSGATDAANVAMSAEQILADIGDSSPLVRVAAWHQACETDAPTKFISLLPTALRDRNAHVKRAAAEFAGLHGGFGNVEPLTGLLAEVPDTDPVLQYSIRIALRSLMMREPIDSPVWAGEIDPAWLPILLTIPNETSAQILLRYLDEHPDDADAERYLMHAATYSGRDSLPSCVAIARRMTDGTSRQRWRLLDLICKADGARPGHVSPAIHDWAIELLMDQVRRMNDAAPMVQWSTRDDGSTSDGAAWSFEDRTSDDQQTRRLRSSLSRSEQYTGDMSSDYFVASDSISFWLAGHNSHPENDDHQKNRVQLVTAENGEVIREAFPPRSDIAKWIQWDTTDIQGTHVRLRVIDGDSGSAYAWIAFDPATPKSLSFANQDSSVATVVEWMKRLGMTELIPPLQQRMDRGIDGPIAQASIASAIASVQGRPGDALTLQSVCRWQPARSSIREAIAAVRSGDTDAIAKVTQSVCKRLSVAQQIQFATAWVSSGADVERLVAMSEAGWIGAAVLADPGVSQPLLAKATPDQQTRIAAITDGVDMDSASSKLLAELYVSVPKLSGQLEPGQQMFQKHCVACHQIQGVGAVVGPQLDGAAARSVARLLEDIVVPNLNVDQAFRTTSVLIDDGRVIVGLIRSETDDSVTIVDATGKPISIDVDAIEQRRDGGLSLMPNNFGEVMSPEQLSDLIHFIRQSKPAGH; encoded by the coding sequence ATGATCCTGTGTCGTATTCATTGCCAGTTGGCGATCGCCACCGTGCTAAGCGTTCCCGTGCTAAGCGTTCCCGTTTTGTGCGTTCTCGTTTTGTGCGTTCTTCTGGGCACAACCAATGCCGCGGATCTTCAGGTCGCTTCTTTGGTGGTGGATGAACCGGCCACCGCCGCGGAGGTTTACGGCGAAGGCGTGCGTCCGACCGATTGGCGATCTCCCGAAGACGAGCGACTCGGTTTCCATCTGCCACCAGGCTTCGAAATCAGGCTATTTGCCGCCGAACCCGACATTGCCAAACCCCTGAACATGGCGATCGATGACCGCGGCCGGATGTGGGTCACGCAAAGCGTCGATTACCCCTACCCAGCAGCGGCGGGTACCGAACCGTCGGACGCGATCATGATCCTGGAAGATTCCGACGGGGACGGACGGGCCGATCAATTCACGAAGTTTGCTGACAAGTTGAGTATCCCGATCGGAATCTTGCCCTATGGCAACGGTTGCCTGTGTTTCAGCATCCCGAACCTGTGGTATTTGCAAGACACCGATGGCGATGGGGTTTGCGATCGTCGCGACGTCGTCCTTGGCCCCTTTGACACCACTCGCGATACGCATGGGCTGGTCAATTCGCTGCGTGACGGTGGCGATGGCTGGATCTATGCCTGCCATGGATTCAACAATCAAAGCAGTGTCGCCGGGACCGATGGAAACACCGTCGCCCTGCATTCGGGCAATACGTTCCGATTCCGCCCCGACGGCAGCCGTGTAGAACTTTACACCCAAGGCCAGGTCAATCCGTTTGGCATGACCCGGGACCATTGGGGCTATCTGTATTCGGCCGATTGCCACAGCAAGCCGGTGTCCCAGTTGATCCGCGGAGCCTGCTATCCCAGCTTTGGTCGCCCCGACAACGGATTGGGGTTCCTGCCCCCGATGATCGACCATTTGCACGGCAGCACGGCGATTTCCGGCCTGGTGTATGTCGCCCCGAATTCCCCCATCGAACCGCTACGCAAACAGTTCATCAGCGGCAACGTGATGACATCGCGACTGAATCGCAACGCGCTGTCGTTCCAGGGTGCAACCGCGCGCGGAATCGAGCAACCGGATTTCATGACCAGCGACGACCCGTGGTTTCGACCAGTGGATTTACAGATGGGGCCCGATGGTCACATCTATGTCGCCGACTTTTACAACAAGATCATCGGTCACTACGAAGTCCCGTTGGAACACCCGGGACGCGACCGCAGCAGCGGACGCATTTGGCAGATTCGATACACGGGTGGTTCGCAAAGCAGTGCGGCAACCGACCATGCCACCAACAACAGCGTCACGCTGCCCAACCATTCGGGTGCCACCGATGCGGCGAATGTGGCCATGTCCGCCGAACAGATTCTTGCCGACATCGGCGATTCGTCACCGCTGGTACGCGTGGCGGCTTGGCATCAGGCGTGCGAAACGGACGCCCCTACGAAATTTATATCTTTGCTGCCGACCGCGCTGCGTGATCGCAACGCGCACGTGAAACGGGCTGCGGCGGAGTTTGCTGGTTTGCATGGCGGCTTCGGCAACGTCGAACCGTTGACTGGATTGTTAGCCGAGGTCCCCGACACCGATCCCGTTCTGCAGTACAGCATTCGTATCGCCCTGCGTTCCTTGATGATGCGAGAGCCCATCGATTCGCCGGTATGGGCCGGTGAAATCGATCCCGCCTGGTTGCCGATCCTGTTGACGATCCCTAACGAAACGTCGGCTCAGATCCTGCTTCGATACTTGGATGAACATCCCGATGATGCGGATGCCGAACGATACTTGATGCACGCAGCCACGTATTCGGGTCGGGATTCTTTGCCATCGTGTGTCGCCATCGCACGTCGAATGACCGATGGAACGTCCCGACAAAGGTGGCGGCTACTGGATCTGATCTGCAAGGCGGATGGCGCCCGTCCCGGACACGTTTCCCCCGCGATCCACGACTGGGCGATCGAACTGTTGATGGACCAAGTTCGCCGGATGAACGACGCCGCCCCAATGGTGCAGTGGTCGACCAGGGACGATGGATCCACAAGCGACGGAGCCGCTTGGTCTTTCGAAGATCGAACCAGCGACGACCAACAAACACGGCGACTGCGCAGCAGTTTGTCACGGTCCGAGCAGTACACCGGCGATATGTCCAGCGATTACTTTGTGGCGTCCGATTCAATCTCGTTTTGGCTGGCCGGGCATAACAGCCATCCCGAAAACGACGACCATCAAAAGAACCGCGTCCAATTGGTCACCGCGGAAAATGGCGAAGTGATTCGCGAAGCGTTTCCACCGCGCAGCGACATCGCCAAGTGGATCCAGTGGGACACCACTGACATCCAGGGGACCCATGTTCGACTAAGGGTCATCGACGGCGATTCGGGTTCCGCCTATGCATGGATAGCGTTTGATCCGGCGACGCCAAAATCACTGTCCTTTGCCAATCAAGATTCATCCGTCGCCACCGTCGTGGAATGGATGAAGCGGCTGGGGATGACAGAACTAATCCCGCCGCTGCAGCAGCGGATGGATCGTGGAATCGACGGACCGATCGCCCAAGCATCCATTGCCAGTGCGATTGCCAGCGTCCAGGGTAGACCAGGCGACGCGTTGACCCTTCAGTCCGTCTGCCGCTGGCAACCCGCCCGATCATCGATCCGCGAAGCGATCGCCGCCGTCCGATCGGGGGATACCGATGCCATTGCAAAGGTCACGCAGTCCGTTTGCAAGCGACTGTCGGTCGCACAGCAGATCCAGTTTGCCACCGCATGGGTTTCCAGCGGCGCCGACGTGGAACGATTGGTCGCGATGTCAGAAGCCGGTTGGATCGGCGCAGCCGTGCTGGCCGACCCCGGTGTCAGTCAACCGTTACTGGCCAAAGCCACGCCTGACCAACAGACCAGAATCGCCGCGATCACGGACGGCGTCGACATGGATTCTGCTAGCAGCAAGCTTTTGGCGGAACTGTACGTATCGGTACCGAAGCTCTCTGGCCAATTGGAACCGGGTCAACAAATGTTCCAGAAACACTGTGTCGCCTGTCACCAAATCCAAGGGGTCGGTGCCGTCGTCGGTCCTCAGCTAGACGGCGCCGCCGCGCGAAGCGTCGCCCGATTGCTGGAAGACATCGTGGTGCCCAACCTGAATGTGGACCAGGCGTTTCGAACCACCAGTGTGTTGATCGACGACGGGCGGGTGATCGTCGGTTTGATCCGTTCGGAAACCGACGATTCAGTCACCATCGTCGATGCGACGGGCAAACCAATTTCCATCGATGTCGACGCGATCGAGCAGCGGCGTGATGGCGGGCTGTCTTTGATGCCCAATAACTTTGGCGAAGTGATGTCACCCGAGCAACTCAGTGACCTGATTCACTTCATTCGCCAATCCAAACCCGCCGGCCACTAG
- the proS gene encoding proline--tRNA ligase, which translates to MAKAPKTAIQPTRADDYPEWYQQVIKASDLAENSPVRGCMVIKPWGYRLWENMQRALDDMFKATGHQNAYFPLFIPMSFLEKEAEHVEGFAKECAVVTHHRLEADPNGGLRPAGKLDEPLIVRPTSETIIGATYAKWVQSYRDLPILINQWANVVRWEMRTRMFLRTAEFLWQEGHTVHATAQEAIEETERMVDVYQDFAENWMAMPVVVGSKTAHERFPGAVDTLSIEAMMQDRKALQAGTSHFLGQNFAKAQEIVFQSESGEREFAWTTSWGVSTRLIGALIMTHSDDDGLVLPPRLAPAQVVILPIYRDDEQRADILQYVESLKTELMAQTYAGAPIRVEIDDRDIRGGEKKWHHVKRGVPIRLEVGPKDMEKGAVFFARRDQPKSAGMDRTELVSSIGDILAQMQQSLFDAALKLREDNSRVITNEADFRAFFESDDEDAIDGGFAYCHFASEDEVEPLLKELKVTIRCVPREDNDEPGTCFLTGKPAAKQAIFAKAY; encoded by the coding sequence ATGGCAAAAGCACCTAAGACCGCGATCCAACCCACTCGCGCCGACGACTACCCCGAGTGGTACCAGCAGGTGATCAAGGCTTCGGATTTGGCTGAAAACTCGCCAGTTCGTGGGTGCATGGTGATCAAGCCTTGGGGGTATCGATTGTGGGAGAACATGCAGCGGGCGCTGGATGACATGTTCAAGGCCACCGGGCACCAGAACGCGTATTTCCCGCTGTTTATCCCGATGAGCTTTCTGGAGAAGGAGGCCGAGCACGTCGAAGGATTCGCCAAAGAGTGTGCCGTCGTCACTCACCACCGCTTGGAAGCGGACCCCAATGGCGGATTGCGTCCGGCCGGGAAATTGGACGAACCGCTGATCGTGCGGCCAACCAGCGAAACCATCATCGGTGCGACGTACGCCAAATGGGTCCAGAGCTACCGGGATCTGCCCATCCTGATCAACCAGTGGGCTAATGTCGTCCGCTGGGAAATGCGGACTCGGATGTTCCTGCGGACCGCAGAATTTCTATGGCAAGAGGGGCACACCGTTCACGCCACCGCCCAGGAAGCCATCGAAGAGACCGAGCGGATGGTCGATGTCTATCAAGACTTTGCCGAAAACTGGATGGCCATGCCCGTCGTGGTCGGATCCAAAACGGCTCACGAACGGTTCCCCGGCGCCGTCGACACGCTTTCGATCGAAGCGATGATGCAAGATCGCAAGGCACTGCAGGCCGGTACCAGTCACTTCCTAGGCCAGAACTTCGCCAAGGCACAGGAAATCGTCTTCCAGTCGGAAAGCGGCGAACGTGAATTTGCGTGGACGACATCTTGGGGCGTATCGACTCGTCTGATCGGTGCCTTGATCATGACCCACAGCGACGATGACGGGTTGGTCCTGCCACCGCGTTTGGCGCCGGCTCAAGTGGTCATCCTGCCAATCTATCGGGACGATGAACAACGCGCCGACATCTTGCAGTACGTCGAATCACTGAAGACTGAATTGATGGCCCAAACCTACGCCGGTGCCCCGATCCGAGTCGAGATTGACGATCGTGATATCCGCGGTGGCGAAAAGAAATGGCACCACGTCAAACGCGGTGTGCCGATTCGATTGGAAGTTGGCCCAAAAGATATGGAGAAGGGCGCCGTCTTCTTTGCACGTCGCGACCAACCCAAGTCGGCCGGGATGGATCGGACCGAATTGGTTTCGTCGATCGGCGATATCTTGGCCCAGATGCAACAATCGTTATTCGATGCGGCCCTGAAATTGCGTGAAGACAATTCACGTGTGATCACCAACGAAGCAGACTTTCGTGCCTTCTTTGAATCCGATGACGAAGACGCGATCGACGGTGGATTCGCCTACTGTCACTTCGCCAGTGAAGACGAAGTCGAACCGCTGCTAAAAGAACTGAAGGTCACGATCCGCTGCGTGCCGCGGGAAGACAATGACGAACCGGGAACCTGTTTCCTGACCGGCAAGCCAGCGGCCAAGCAAGCGATTTTTGCCAAGGCCTATTAA
- a CDS encoding thioredoxin family protein, with amino-acid sequence MKRFMVIVGLGIVISLASAQAGWAEMPQRASTTVARYPTQQSEIRPTISWHTSLESGWAESRRRNVPMVIYITTDPCKYCNAMKNDTWRDRSVQQDLAGDFVAIELSPEQNSSTLHRIKIDAYPTTLIGVPEGKIIASRQGYQPAAAMKSLLREAKHLIINRR; translated from the coding sequence GTGAAAAGATTCATGGTCATTGTGGGATTGGGAATCGTCATTTCGCTTGCGTCTGCGCAGGCCGGTTGGGCAGAGATGCCCCAGCGTGCGTCGACCACGGTCGCACGCTATCCAACCCAGCAGAGTGAAATCCGCCCCACGATCAGTTGGCATACGTCGCTGGAATCGGGTTGGGCCGAATCGCGTCGTCGAAATGTACCGATGGTGATCTACATCACCACGGACCCCTGCAAGTATTGCAATGCGATGAAGAACGACACGTGGCGTGATCGTTCGGTCCAGCAGGATTTAGCGGGCGACTTTGTCGCGATCGAGTTGTCGCCCGAACAGAATTCGTCGACCCTGCACCGCATCAAAATCGATGCCTATCCAACGACATTGATCGGGGTTCCGGAAGGCAAAATCATTGCCTCCCGCCAGGGATACCAACCAGCCGCGGCGATGAAAAGCTTGCTACGCGAAGCCAAGCATCTGATCATCAACCGCCGATAG
- the ruvA gene encoding Holliday junction branch migration protein RuvA: protein MIIAISGKLARVGETSVAIEAAPFEYEVLVADYTRRQLQGKIGQEVRFHTLDYIEGGLQGGRMTPRLIGFLTEPERQFFDLFCSVDGVGVKKALRAMVRPVKELATVIEQQDTKQLSALPGVGPATSERIIAKLRRKMPRFALMVDRDAAGEAIEGGSQITAETFDALISLGHSETDARKLIDETIASGKKFKDTESLLTAIYQRSH, encoded by the coding sequence TTGATCATTGCAATCTCAGGCAAACTCGCTCGCGTTGGCGAAACCTCTGTCGCAATCGAAGCGGCTCCATTCGAATACGAGGTGCTGGTCGCCGACTACACCCGACGGCAATTGCAGGGCAAGATCGGACAAGAAGTCCGTTTCCACACGCTGGATTACATCGAAGGCGGCCTGCAGGGCGGCCGCATGACTCCTCGACTGATCGGATTCCTGACCGAACCCGAACGGCAATTCTTTGATCTGTTCTGCAGCGTTGACGGAGTCGGCGTCAAGAAAGCACTTCGAGCCATGGTCCGGCCGGTGAAAGAACTGGCCACCGTGATCGAACAGCAGGACACCAAACAGCTATCGGCGCTGCCCGGCGTGGGCCCGGCCACCAGCGAACGGATCATTGCCAAGCTGCGACGCAAGATGCCACGCTTCGCATTGATGGTCGATCGCGACGCGGCGGGCGAGGCAATCGAAGGCGGATCACAGATTACCGCAGAAACTTTCGATGCCCTGATCTCATTGGGTCACAGCGAAACCGACGCTCGCAAATTGATCGACGAAACGATCGCCAGCGGCAAAAAGTTCAAGGATACCGAGTCGCTGCTGACCGCGATCTACCAAAGATCTCACTGA
- the ruvC gene encoding crossover junction endodeoxyribonuclease RuvC, with protein sequence MGIDPGLNTTGYGVIEFDGLKPRLIEAGIVRSKAKSSIESRLDEIYSGVLEVIQLHRPTSMALEQLFSHYERPRTAILMGHARGVICLAAAKCGIQVAHFEPTRVKKVMTGNGRASKGQMQLAVKAHLHLTTIPEPADVADALAIAICGHHLGQGSMMEKLTGA encoded by the coding sequence CTGGGGATCGACCCTGGCCTGAACACGACCGGCTACGGTGTCATCGAATTCGATGGCCTGAAACCCCGCCTGATCGAAGCCGGCATCGTGCGTAGCAAAGCCAAATCCAGCATCGAATCCCGACTGGACGAGATCTATTCGGGGGTGCTGGAAGTCATCCAATTGCATCGCCCGACCAGCATGGCATTGGAACAATTGTTCTCGCACTATGAACGTCCTCGCACCGCCATTTTGATGGGACATGCCCGCGGCGTCATCTGCTTGGCTGCCGCCAAGTGTGGAATCCAGGTGGCTCACTTTGAGCCCACGCGAGTCAAGAAAGTGATGACGGGCAACGGACGGGCATCGAAAGGACAAATGCAGTTGGCCGTCAAAGCCCACCTGCATTTGACCACCATTCCCGAACCAGCCGACGTTGCTGACGCCTTGGCGATCGCAATCTGTGGCCACCACTTGGGACAAGGTTCCATGATGGAAAAACTGACCGGCGCTTAG
- the cysS gene encoding cysteine--tRNA ligase produces the protein MSTAPAAQTTMPESQTKPEIRVYNTLSKTKEPFIPLRAPKVGIYLCGPTVYAESHIGHMVGPVIFDTVKRYLRYSGFDVTLVVNITDVDDKLINKSVERGIPMSQIAVEMTADYLANLKELGVNQIDYLPRATDHMPQIVSFIQTLEEKGHAYAVDGDVFFDVMKDPNYGQLSNRSVDAQQGEGGGAAAKKRSPGDFALWKSAKGDEIAWDSPWGKGRPGWHIECSAMSHEILGDTFDIHGGGLDLMFPHHENERAQSSCCHGAPMVKYWMHNGLMRAGEKGKVGGKSDREATAETSAEEAAAGKISRSKGAGGLSTLIRHHTGERIRFFLLRTHYRSTIVYGEEGLEEAGTSLEAFYRLFDRFDEITSSIPGVSFYELQPATSRVAGEFDPAGDELLTEIHGIRQRFLAAMDDDFNTGLAISALFDSIRVLNRHIDAHQLTAASDPAQAATTSLVKAATVIRELAGTLGLFAKPPIAAGGGNEADAQLLDDVMHLLIDLRKEARERKDYATGDAIRNRLTELGVALLDKKEGTSWERTS, from the coding sequence ATGAGCACCGCACCTGCTGCCCAAACGACCATGCCCGAAAGCCAGACCAAGCCGGAAATTCGCGTCTACAACACGCTGTCCAAGACCAAAGAACCGTTCATCCCGCTGCGGGCGCCCAAAGTTGGCATCTATTTGTGCGGACCGACGGTTTACGCCGAATCCCACATCGGCCACATGGTCGGCCCGGTCATTTTCGACACCGTCAAACGCTACCTGCGTTACAGCGGTTTCGACGTCACCCTGGTCGTCAACATCACCGACGTGGACGACAAGCTGATCAATAAAAGCGTCGAACGCGGTATCCCGATGAGCCAAATTGCGGTCGAAATGACTGCGGACTACTTGGCCAATTTGAAAGAACTGGGCGTCAATCAGATCGATTATCTGCCGCGTGCCACCGATCACATGCCGCAGATCGTCAGCTTCATCCAGACCCTGGAAGAAAAAGGCCACGCCTACGCCGTCGATGGCGACGTGTTCTTTGACGTGATGAAGGACCCCAATTACGGCCAGTTGTCGAACCGATCGGTCGACGCCCAACAAGGCGAAGGCGGCGGTGCGGCGGCCAAAAAACGATCGCCCGGCGATTTCGCCCTCTGGAAGAGTGCCAAAGGCGACGAAATTGCTTGGGACAGCCCGTGGGGCAAAGGACGCCCCGGTTGGCACATCGAATGCTCGGCTATGAGCCACGAGATTCTGGGCGACACGTTCGACATCCATGGCGGCGGACTGGATTTGATGTTCCCGCACCATGAAAACGAACGCGCCCAAAGCAGTTGCTGCCACGGGGCACCGATGGTGAAGTACTGGATGCACAACGGCCTGATGCGGGCCGGCGAGAAAGGCAAAGTTGGCGGCAAGAGCGATCGCGAAGCCACCGCGGAAACGTCCGCCGAAGAAGCCGCTGCTGGAAAGATCAGCCGCAGCAAAGGTGCCGGCGGACTGTCCACGTTGATCCGCCACCACACGGGCGAACGGATTCGGTTCTTTTTGCTGCGAACCCACTACCGTTCGACCATCGTGTACGGGGAAGAAGGCCTGGAAGAAGCCGGCACGTCCCTGGAAGCGTTCTATCGTCTGTTTGACCGATTTGACGAAATCACATCGTCGATCCCAGGCGTTTCGTTTTACGAATTGCAACCGGCCACCAGCCGCGTGGCTGGCGAATTCGATCCCGCCGGCGACGAATTGCTGACCGAAATCCATGGCATCCGCCAACGTTTTTTGGCCGCGATGGACGACGACTTCAACACCGGACTGGCGATCAGCGCTCTGTTTGATTCGATCCGAGTTCTGAACCGTCACATCGACGCCCACCAACTGACCGCTGCGTCCGATCCCGCCCAAGCGGCCACCACATCGCTGGTCAAGGCAGCCACGGTGATCCGCGAATTGGCCGGCACCTTGGGCCTGTTCGCCAAGCCTCCGATCGCAGCCGGCGGCGGCAACGAAGCCGACGCACAATTGCTTGATGACGTGATGCACCTGCTGATCGATCTTCGCAAAGAGGCTCGCGAGCGCAAGGATTATGCGACCGGTGACGCCATTCGAAATCGATTGACCGAGCTGGGCGTCGCATTGTTGGACAAGAAAGAAGGCACCAGTTGGGAACGGACTTCGTGA
- the ispF gene encoding 2-C-methyl-D-erythritol 2,4-cyclodiphosphate synthase, producing MTATPPPFRVGLGYDSHRLGNGGPLRIGGIDVPAEIHSIGHSDADVLLHAITDSLLGAIAEEDIGRLFPDHAPENKGRDSMDFLHEAIRRVHHRGMEIVNLDCIILAERPKMAPHIDAMRTRIAEALDIEIGQISIKAKTGEGIGEIGTAAAIAARVIVMLNRRA from the coding sequence ATGACTGCAACGCCCCCCCCATTTCGAGTTGGCCTTGGCTACGATTCGCACCGACTGGGCAACGGCGGTCCGCTTCGGATCGGCGGAATCGACGTGCCCGCCGAAATTCATTCGATCGGCCACAGCGATGCCGATGTGCTGCTGCATGCGATCACCGACAGCCTGCTGGGGGCCATCGCCGAAGAGGACATCGGGCGACTGTTCCCCGACCACGCCCCCGAGAACAAGGGCCGCGATAGCATGGATTTCCTTCACGAAGCGATCCGCCGAGTCCATCATCGCGGGATGGAAATCGTCAATCTGGACTGCATCATCTTGGCCGAACGCCCCAAGATGGCGCCGCACATCGACGCGATGCGGACGCGAATTGCCGAGGCGTTGGACATCGAAATCGGCCAGATCAGCATCAAAGCCAAGACCGGGGAAGGGATCGGTGAAATCGGCACCGCAGCCGCGATCGCCGCCCGCGTGATCGTGATGCTGAATCGTCGTGCTTGA
- a CDS encoding ABC transporter ATP-binding protein yields the protein MSLIEVRNLTKAYRVFKKKEGLGGSVRGLFKREYKEVEAVKGIDLDVQQGEFVAFLGPNGAGKTTTLKLLSGVINPTSGTASVMGYVPWQRKNEYRRRFALVMGQKNQLWWDLPANESYRLHQQIYGVPDDQFKTTLDELTDLLDVRRLLRQPVRELSLGERMKMELIAAMLHSPEVLFLDEPTIGLDVIAQHNIQNFLKYYQEKRKITILLTSHYMKDIAALCKRVVIIAGGRIEYDGSLSGIIDQFSGFKILTLQFAEGHRPDLSGIGEVLDETWPKAKVRVARADVPRVLADVLRDNPIEDVAVEDLPLEDVIAKLFRASSEKASAQEAAESQ from the coding sequence ATGTCATTGATCGAAGTCCGCAATTTGACGAAGGCTTACCGCGTCTTCAAAAAAAAGGAAGGTTTGGGCGGCAGCGTCCGTGGTCTCTTTAAACGGGAATACAAAGAGGTCGAAGCGGTCAAAGGCATCGACTTGGATGTCCAGCAAGGTGAATTCGTCGCGTTCCTGGGGCCCAACGGAGCCGGCAAGACGACGACGCTGAAACTGTTGTCGGGCGTGATCAACCCGACCAGCGGAACCGCATCGGTGATGGGGTATGTCCCCTGGCAACGCAAAAATGAATACCGCCGCCGTTTTGCATTGGTGATGGGCCAAAAGAATCAATTGTGGTGGGACCTTCCAGCCAACGAATCCTACCGCCTGCATCAACAGATCTATGGCGTGCCGGACGACCAGTTCAAAACGACGCTCGACGAATTGACGGATCTGTTGGACGTGCGACGACTGCTTCGCCAACCGGTGCGTGAATTGTCGTTGGGCGAACGGATGAAGATGGAACTGATCGCCGCGATGTTGCATAGTCCCGAAGTGCTGTTCCTGGACGAACCGACGATCGGTCTGGATGTGATCGCCCAACACAACATTCAGAATTTCCTGAAGTACTACCAGGAAAAACGCAAAATCACGATTCTGTTGACCAGCCACTACATGAAAGACATCGCCGCGCTGTGCAAACGCGTCGTGATCATTGCCGGTGGGCGGATCGAGTACGACGGATCGCTGTCAGGGATCATCGACCAGTTCAGTGGGTTCAAAATCTTGACGCTGCAGTTCGCCGAGGGGCATCGGCCGGATCTGTCGGGGATCGGCGAAGTCCTGGACGAAACTTGGCCCAAGGCAAAAGTCCGGGTCGCCCGCGCCGACGTGCCACGCGTCTTGGCCGATGTGCTTCGAGACAATCCGATCGAAGATGTTGCCGTCGAAGACCTGCCGCTCGAAGACGTGATCGCCAAACTGTTTCGTGCCAGCAGCGAAAAAGCGTCGGCGCAGGAAGCCGCCGAAAGCCAATAG